The Desulfuromonas versatilis genome has a segment encoding these proteins:
- a CDS encoding thioredoxin family protein, protein MTIELLGDNCWMCRRLEKNIREAVEATHIQAEYQRVEDPERMVEYGLLSLPGLSIDGKLVSAGKLLSTRTLEKMLAPQEPTGPEES, encoded by the coding sequence ATGACCATAGAACTGCTCGGCGACAATTGCTGGATGTGCCGGCGCCTGGAGAAAAACATCCGCGAGGCCGTTGAGGCCACCCACATACAAGCCGAATATCAGCGGGTGGAGGATCCCGAACGCATGGTGGAATACGGCCTGCTGTCGCTGCCCGGCCTGTCCATCGACGGCAAGCTGGTCTCCGCCGGCAAGCTGCTGTCCACCCGCACCCTGGAGAAAATGCTTGCCCCCCAAGAGCCTACCGGGCCTGAAGAATCGTAA
- a CDS encoding DUF1579 domain-containing protein: METQEMMDIYKKFATPGAPHSMLAGMAGSWNTMGRFWMEPGKSPMESAGRSEQKMVLDGRFLQQQFTGDMMGAPFAGLGYTGYDNHTGKYISTWMDTMGTAIMVFEGTASADGRTINQTASYDDPVQGPMVWRSVTHFIDNNTLEFEMYATGKSGREEKMMEITYTRARGADSILKH; the protein is encoded by the coding sequence ATGGAAACCCAGGAAATGATGGACATATATAAAAAATTCGCGACACCGGGAGCCCCCCACTCGATGCTGGCGGGCATGGCGGGCAGTTGGAACACCATGGGCCGGTTCTGGATGGAACCCGGCAAATCGCCGATGGAATCCGCCGGCCGCAGCGAACAGAAGATGGTCCTGGATGGCCGCTTCCTGCAGCAGCAGTTCACGGGCGACATGATGGGCGCCCCCTTTGCCGGACTCGGCTACACCGGGTACGACAACCACACCGGAAAATACATCTCCACCTGGATGGACACCATGGGCACGGCGATCATGGTCTTCGAGGGGACGGCCAGCGCCGACGGCCGGACCATCAACCAGACCGCCAGCTACGACGACCCGGTCCAGGGCCCCATGGTCTGGCGCTCCGTGACCCATTTCATCGACAACAACACCCTGGAATTCGAGATGTATGCGACGGGCAAAAGCGGCAGGGAAGAGAAGATGATGGAGATCACCTACACCCGCGCGAGGGGCGCGGATTCGATTCTGAAACACTGA
- a CDS encoding FG-GAP-like repeat-containing protein produces the protein MRHPVSWLLALALCLSVTACGGGGGGSAPPPNPNQLSYSGLTSKATVNADNAEALATGAFLGHQNAMSVGPLAVGGAHSGSSALPLRSVSQLMRRTLRQQAPLAAPRAVTLAPVQEPTEVYHGPCGGQFLSAPVWDPEAGSFADTLEYQDYCEYGMIFSGTVEVAANLDPSTGWFSSFSMTFHPLAILDGDSAYTMDGEINITIGGPQFSETLAMNFLLRDDASNQVFRYENYLSGINYGPEYTEETITGRFYHPAYGYLELSTEQPLQVFWGLLQPSTGSIVCSGRDGTFVRMVFTSLSATHLEADTDGNGICEWQMDLNHPVPLPPVAEPPNQSPTANAGPDQNAVQGDLVTLNGGASFDPDGDQLTFQWNFDACPGSCPTLNNPGTATPSFMASESGTYSLWLIVNDGLLSSAADTVQVTVVPVQPTSPELLDQSWVYGRFGTYIGRSGLSVLDLEGDGNLEIITAASPAGFGVNRYWYVLRHASSGEYAQIHLSEPSQVTINRILARDLDGDGIGEILVGYQDGRIDIFAGDSFTLKNSFQTPGAVTAMTAADLDGDGSAEIVTSDAQRIYVHEAGGTLRWETSGYGGGDLAIGNVDDDPAAEIVVAASGHGYVIDTASHQLEWDYINGFGVRVGTGDTDGDGREEIVAAASWYKITILDAEIKTPKLDIATDLDIGALLVTDLDGDGTAEILYGDSQWGSIDCYEGSGLSERWSIRNPEHGTTGLATGDVDQDGTMEVLWGAGGSSSGADFLFVANTLTGIEWQNVHLDPPLSAVAVGDVDDDGRNEIVMASYESNSGYDDGIISIFDAATHALEWQSSDLPNIYTWSGVNGVRIGDVDHDGETELVVATSHLYDGVVQVYNGRTHALEKQSATYSSEPFTALELADVDGDGATEIVVATNKATTGAVGVHLIVLDGSTLAEKWESASLTDGWVAVSDIETADVDDDGHLEMLVAVGGNRVYAIDGVTHQYDWLAELPASTIGAFDLDADGQKEILVGQTDGTIGVYNGKTFAFQSSVATGSGYAIDALSLADLNGDGQPEWILASNGMLSVLENGSGELLWRSRSLGNRLGSYNHLPVKDIDGDGRKEIVVGSDFALYQFE, from the coding sequence ATGCGACACCCCGTTTCCTGGCTGCTGGCCCTTGCCCTTTGCCTGAGTGTGACCGCCTGCGGGGGCGGTGGAGGCGGGTCGGCCCCGCCCCCAAACCCGAACCAGCTTTCCTACAGCGGCCTCACCAGCAAGGCCACCGTCAATGCTGACAACGCCGAGGCGTTGGCCACCGGGGCGTTTCTCGGCCACCAAAACGCCATGAGCGTCGGCCCGTTGGCCGTCGGCGGGGCCCACAGCGGCAGTTCCGCCCTCCCCCTGCGCAGCGTCTCCCAGCTAATGCGGAGAACCCTCCGCCAGCAGGCGCCCCTGGCAGCCCCCCGCGCGGTTACCCTGGCCCCCGTCCAGGAGCCTACCGAGGTTTATCACGGCCCCTGCGGTGGCCAGTTCCTCAGCGCTCCTGTCTGGGACCCGGAGGCCGGCAGCTTCGCCGACACTCTCGAATATCAGGACTATTGCGAGTACGGGATGATTTTTTCCGGTACGGTCGAGGTGGCGGCAAACCTTGACCCGAGCACCGGCTGGTTCAGCAGTTTTTCCATGACTTTCCACCCACTCGCCATCCTGGACGGCGATTCCGCCTACACCATGGACGGGGAAATCAACATCACCATCGGCGGCCCGCAATTCTCCGAAACCCTGGCCATGAACTTCCTGCTGCGCGACGATGCCAGCAACCAGGTATTCCGCTACGAAAACTATCTCAGCGGGATCAACTACGGCCCGGAATACACCGAAGAAACCATCACAGGCCGTTTCTACCACCCCGCCTACGGCTACCTCGAGCTGAGCACCGAACAGCCGCTTCAGGTTTTCTGGGGGCTGCTCCAGCCCTCCACGGGCTCCATTGTCTGCAGCGGCCGTGACGGCACCTTCGTGCGGATGGTCTTCACCTCGCTCAGCGCCACCCACCTGGAAGCCGATACCGACGGCAATGGTATTTGCGAGTGGCAGATGGACCTCAACCATCCCGTTCCTCTTCCCCCTGTCGCTGAACCGCCAAACCAGTCACCGACCGCCAATGCGGGCCCCGACCAGAATGCCGTCCAGGGGGACCTGGTGACCCTCAACGGCGGCGCCAGCTTCGATCCCGACGGGGATCAGCTTACCTTCCAATGGAACTTCGATGCCTGTCCCGGGTCCTGTCCGACCTTGAACAACCCGGGGACGGCAACGCCGAGCTTTATGGCGAGCGAATCCGGCACCTACAGCCTGTGGCTGATCGTCAACGATGGCCTGCTCAGCAGCGCCGCCGACACCGTGCAGGTGACCGTAGTCCCGGTCCAGCCGACCAGCCCCGAGTTACTGGATCAATCCTGGGTTTACGGCCGCTTCGGCACCTATATCGGGCGATCCGGGCTTTCGGTCCTGGACCTGGAGGGGGACGGCAACCTTGAAATCATCACCGCCGCCTCGCCGGCAGGTTTCGGCGTCAACCGGTATTGGTATGTCCTTCGCCACGCGTCTTCCGGAGAATATGCGCAGATCCATTTGAGCGAACCCTCCCAGGTCACTATCAACAGAATCCTCGCCAGGGACCTCGACGGCGATGGCATCGGCGAGATCCTGGTCGGTTACCAGGACGGCCGAATCGACATCTTTGCCGGCGACAGTTTCACCCTGAAGAATTCCTTCCAGACGCCCGGCGCGGTGACCGCAATGACGGCAGCCGACCTCGACGGTGACGGCAGCGCCGAAATCGTCACCAGCGACGCGCAGAGAATCTACGTTCATGAGGCCGGAGGCACCCTGCGCTGGGAAACCAGTGGGTATGGAGGCGGCGACCTGGCCATAGGCAATGTGGACGACGACCCCGCCGCGGAAATCGTCGTCGCCGCCAGCGGGCACGGCTATGTCATCGATACCGCCAGTCACCAGCTGGAATGGGACTACATCAACGGTTTCGGGGTACGCGTCGGCACCGGGGACACCGATGGCGACGGCCGCGAGGAGATCGTCGCAGCAGCGTCCTGGTACAAAATCACCATCCTGGATGCCGAGATCAAAACCCCCAAGCTTGATATTGCCACCGACCTCGACATCGGCGCCCTGCTGGTCACCGACCTCGACGGCGACGGGACGGCGGAAATCCTCTACGGGGACAGCCAGTGGGGTTCGATCGACTGCTACGAAGGCAGCGGCCTGTCTGAACGCTGGTCCATTCGCAACCCCGAGCACGGCACCACCGGCCTGGCCACCGGTGACGTGGACCAGGATGGAACCATGGAGGTGCTCTGGGGGGCCGGGGGGAGCAGTTCGGGGGCGGATTTCCTCTTCGTGGCCAACACCCTTACCGGAATCGAGTGGCAGAACGTCCATCTCGACCCACCACTGAGCGCTGTCGCCGTCGGCGATGTGGACGACGATGGCCGCAACGAAATCGTCATGGCCTCCTACGAGAGCAACAGCGGCTACGACGACGGCATCATCAGCATTTTCGACGCCGCCACCCATGCCCTCGAATGGCAGAGCAGCGATCTGCCCAACATTTACACCTGGTCGGGGGTCAACGGCGTTAGGATCGGTGATGTCGACCACGACGGCGAGACCGAGCTGGTAGTCGCCACCAGCCACCTCTACGATGGCGTGGTCCAGGTCTACAACGGCCGGACCCATGCTCTGGAAAAGCAGAGCGCCACCTATTCCAGCGAACCCTTCACCGCTCTCGAGCTGGCGGACGTGGATGGCGACGGCGCCACCGAGATCGTGGTAGCCACCAACAAAGCGACCACGGGGGCCGTGGGAGTCCACCTGATCGTGCTCGACGGCTCAACCCTGGCGGAAAAATGGGAAAGTGCCAGCCTGACTGACGGCTGGGTCGCCGTCTCGGATATCGAGACGGCCGACGTCGACGACGACGGCCATCTGGAAATGCTGGTGGCCGTGGGGGGCAACAGGGTTTACGCCATCGACGGCGTCACCCACCAATACGACTGGCTGGCCGAGTTGCCGGCCAGCACCATCGGAGCCTTCGACCTCGACGCCGACGGCCAAAAGGAGATCCTGGTCGGGCAGACCGACGGCACCATCGGGGTTTACAACGGAAAAACCTTCGCCTTTCAATCCTCGGTGGCGACGGGCAGCGGTTATGCGATTGACGCCTTGTCCCTGGCCGATCTAAACGGGGACGGGCAGCCGGAATGGATCCTCGCCAGCAACGGCATGCTCAGCGTCCTTGAAAACGGCAGCGGGGAACTTCTCTGGCGCAGCAGGAGCCTTGGCAATCGTCTCGGAAGTTACAATCATCTGCCCGTCAAGGACATCGACGGTGACGGCAGAAAAGAGATCGTCGTCGGCTCGGACTTCGCCCTCTACCAGTTCGAATAG